In Bacillus sp. DX3.1, the following proteins share a genomic window:
- a CDS encoding pyrimidine-nucleoside phosphorylase: protein MRMVDLIAKKRDGHTLTTEEVNFIVEGYTNGDIPDYQMSAFAMAIFFQDMNEQERADLTMAMVNSGDTIDLSAIEGVKVDKHSTGGVGDTTTLVLGPLVAALDVPVAKMSGRGLGHTGGTIDKLEAVPGFHVEIENNEFIRLVNENKIAVIGQSGNLTPADKKLYALRDVTATVNSIPLIASSIMSKKIAAGADAIVLDVKTGAGAFMKTDEDAKRLAEAMVRIGNNVGRKTMAVISDMSQPLGEAIGNALEVKEAIDTLQGKGPKDLEELCLTLGSQMVYLAGKASSLEDAREKLIEVMNNGKALESFKTFLAAQGGDASVVDDPSKLPQAQYKIEVEAKEDGYVSEIVADEIGTAAMLLGAGRATKESEIDLAVGLMLRKKVGEIVKKGDSLVTIYANRENVEDVKAKIYENMKIAAAHVDAPKLVHGIVTK from the coding sequence ATGAGAATGGTGGACCTAATTGCAAAAAAACGTGATGGACATACATTAACGACAGAAGAAGTTAACTTTATTGTAGAAGGCTATACAAATGGTGATATTCCAGATTACCAAATGAGCGCATTTGCGATGGCAATTTTCTTCCAAGATATGAATGAACAAGAACGTGCTGATTTAACGATGGCAATGGTAAATAGCGGCGATACAATTGACTTATCAGCGATTGAAGGGGTAAAAGTAGATAAGCATTCAACAGGCGGTGTTGGTGATACGACTACGCTTGTGTTAGGTCCATTAGTAGCTGCTTTGGATGTACCAGTTGCAAAAATGTCAGGTCGAGGCCTAGGACATACAGGTGGTACAATTGATAAATTAGAGGCAGTTCCAGGATTCCATGTGGAAATTGAAAACAATGAATTTATTCGTCTTGTAAATGAAAATAAAATTGCTGTTATCGGACAAAGCGGAAATTTAACACCTGCTGATAAAAAGCTATATGCACTTCGTGATGTAACAGCAACAGTAAACTCAATCCCGCTTATTGCAAGCTCTATTATGAGTAAGAAAATTGCAGCTGGTGCGGATGCAATTGTACTTGATGTAAAAACAGGTGCGGGTGCATTTATGAAAACGGATGAGGATGCGAAGCGTTTAGCAGAAGCGATGGTTCGCATTGGTAATAACGTTGGCCGTAAAACAATGGCAGTTATTTCAGATATGAGTCAACCGCTAGGTGAAGCAATCGGTAATGCACTAGAAGTAAAAGAAGCAATCGATACATTGCAAGGTAAAGGACCGAAAGACTTAGAAGAGCTGTGTTTAACACTTGGAAGTCAAATGGTGTATCTTGCTGGAAAAGCTTCCTCTTTAGAAGATGCGCGTGAAAAGTTAATAGAAGTGATGAATAATGGAAAAGCGCTAGAATCATTTAAAACGTTCCTAGCAGCACAAGGCGGCGACGCTTCTGTTGTTGATGATCCTTCTAAGCTGCCACAAGCACAATATAAGATTGAAGTAGAAGCGAAAGAAGATGGATATGTATCTGAAATTGTTGCCGATGAAATTGGAACAGCAGCGATGCTTTTAGGTGCAGGTCGTGCAACGAAAGAATCTGAGATTGATTTAGCAGTTGGACTTATGCTTCGTAAAAAAGTAGGCGAAATCGTGAAAAAAGGTGACTCACTTGTTACGATTTACGCAAATCGTGAAAATGTAGAAGATGTAAAAGCAAAAATTTATGAGAACATGAAAATAGCAGCAGCACATGTTGATGCGCCAAAATTAGTGCACGGTATTGTAACGAAATAA
- a CDS encoding MarR family transcriptional regulator, producing MNEKREALILDLSTSFRKMIRLLQNDINELFSEYMPWNEFSVLRALFWKSPQMASQIANEVNVTSSHITAVTDRLVRKGLVTRKRSDSDRRIVYLEITDRGKEVAEKLENVRKEYYREKFQGWSDQEIEMVLDLFGRVL from the coding sequence GTGAACGAAAAAAGAGAAGCACTGATTTTAGATTTATCTACATCATTTCGAAAAATGATACGTCTATTACAAAATGATATTAATGAACTTTTTTCAGAGTATATGCCATGGAATGAGTTTTCTGTACTACGTGCATTGTTCTGGAAAAGTCCACAAATGGCATCGCAAATTGCAAATGAAGTCAACGTTACATCTAGTCATATTACAGCGGTAACAGACCGTCTTGTTCGTAAAGGCCTTGTCACGAGAAAACGTTCTGATTCCGACCGCCGCATTGTGTACCTAGAAATTACAGATCGTGGAAAAGAAGTTGCTGAAAAGCTTGAAAATGTACGAAAAGAATATTATAGAGAGAAATTTCAAGGGTGGAGCGATCAAGAGATTGAAATGGTGTTAGATTTATTTGGTCGCGTATTATAA
- a CDS encoding ABC transporter permease subunit: protein MFHKALWFRNYKQGKYVIWLFWLSILYVLPYKYYTHAQQMAEYFRLKTDDPYYMYHLGGADTILFPALLLIGLAILLIGWERHNQTIDFLWSMPFKRSHLFLSKWLLGTVHIVSALSFSWLLMYIIYRNTIHAQYQSFSPFHSYFVYTIITLIAVYTFTLFIGTITGNIISQSALSYILIVFPLYIFQLVFPFFALHVDLSQKEYNYNYNKYATYTENTSIVAPLNHFRIDYDSQRESIEDEFGNIQEGPTYHHISSVWTLISPTIYILICLPLGAYLYTRAPNEHNGKILLYPKLHAYFSICTSICFALFGCAIFNNGSDSLPLNYIYFIGSGMLTYAILHRLLKHKLSLHVK from the coding sequence ATGTTTCATAAAGCATTATGGTTTAGAAACTATAAACAAGGAAAATATGTTATTTGGCTCTTTTGGCTAAGCATTTTATACGTGTTGCCCTATAAATATTATACACACGCACAGCAAATGGCTGAATATTTCCGTCTAAAAACAGATGATCCTTATTATATGTATCATTTAGGAGGAGCTGACACCATACTGTTTCCTGCTCTTCTATTAATTGGATTAGCCATCCTATTAATAGGATGGGAACGCCATAATCAAACAATCGATTTTCTTTGGTCTATGCCATTTAAACGGTCACACCTATTTTTATCCAAATGGTTGTTGGGTACTGTTCATATTGTGAGTGCACTTAGCTTCAGTTGGCTTCTTATGTATATCATCTACAGGAACACGATACATGCTCAGTATCAATCATTTTCGCCGTTTCATTCATACTTTGTATATACAATCATTACATTAATTGCAGTCTATACGTTCACACTCTTTATTGGAACAATTACAGGAAACATCATCTCGCAAAGTGCGTTAAGTTATATTCTCATAGTTTTCCCATTATATATTTTCCAGCTAGTGTTCCCTTTCTTTGCATTACATGTAGATTTATCGCAAAAAGAATACAATTATAATTATAATAAGTACGCAACTTATACAGAAAATACAAGTATTGTAGCTCCTCTTAATCATTTTCGCATTGACTATGATTCACAAAGGGAATCTATAGAAGATGAATTCGGAAACATACAAGAAGGACCTACTTACCATCATATCTCGTCTGTTTGGACACTGATAAGCCCTACTATCTATATACTCATTTGTCTTCCACTAGGAGCCTATTTATATACACGCGCTCCAAATGAGCATAACGGAAAAATATTGCTATATCCAAAACTTCATGCATATTTCTCAATATGTACTTCTATTTGTTTCGCACTTTTCGGCTGTGCTATTTTTAATAACGGCAGTGATTCTTTACCGCTTAACTATATTTATTTTATAGGATCTGGCATGCTGACATATGCTATCTTACACCGACTGTTAAAGCATAAGCTTTCTTTACATGTGAAATAA
- a CDS encoding NCS2 family permease translates to MKGILDKTFNLDLHHTSPKQEILAGVTSFFTIVYIMIVNASILSDAGIPLEAGILATVFSSFVGCLLMAFWANAPAILVPGMGVNAFFTYTAVHTLGLTWQEALAAVFIAGIIFAIAAFTPIARTLSVSIPKSLKEAITVGIGLFLAFIGLQKGGLVVPHENTAVALGKLSSPVVLATLLTLIIALVLFTRNVRGNFLWTIAIGTGIAWLFGLVDTSQVGNSSFSFASYGDVFGAMSFGKLSSLPFWIATFSLSMVLIFENMGLLHGLLEDDRKFPRAYQANAISAMTCGLFGTSPTVSTVESAAGITAGGKTGLTSIVTGMLFFASLFALPFVKIIPDSAIAPILIIIGGLMITNIQQIPLNDFSEGFPAFLIIVMIPLTYSIADGIAFGFIAYPILKVALGKHKEVATSMYIITCLFLAMFVLHAIG, encoded by the coding sequence ATGAAAGGAATACTTGATAAAACATTTAATTTAGACCTACACCACACATCACCAAAACAAGAAATACTGGCTGGAGTGACGTCATTTTTTACAATCGTTTATATTATGATTGTCAATGCGTCAATTTTATCAGATGCCGGCATTCCGCTGGAAGCTGGAATTTTGGCAACTGTTTTTAGTTCATTTGTTGGATGTCTACTGATGGCATTTTGGGCAAATGCACCTGCAATTCTTGTACCAGGTATGGGTGTAAATGCGTTCTTCACGTACACAGCTGTGCATACGCTAGGATTAACTTGGCAAGAAGCATTAGCAGCCGTCTTTATCGCTGGTATTATTTTTGCAATTGCCGCGTTTACACCAATTGCTCGTACGCTGTCGGTATCGATTCCAAAATCATTAAAAGAAGCAATCACTGTCGGTATCGGTCTATTTTTAGCATTTATCGGTTTGCAAAAAGGTGGTCTTGTAGTTCCACATGAAAATACGGCTGTTGCATTAGGAAAATTAAGTAGTCCAGTTGTTCTGGCAACACTGCTTACCCTTATTATTGCATTAGTTTTATTTACTCGTAACGTACGTGGAAACTTTTTATGGACGATTGCAATTGGAACTGGTATTGCATGGCTATTCGGTCTTGTTGATACAAGTCAAGTTGGCAATAGTTCATTTTCATTTGCTAGCTATGGCGATGTATTTGGAGCTATGTCATTCGGAAAGCTATCTTCCTTACCGTTTTGGATTGCAACATTCTCATTAAGCATGGTGCTTATTTTTGAGAACATGGGACTTTTACACGGTTTATTAGAAGATGATCGTAAATTCCCACGTGCTTATCAAGCAAATGCAATTTCAGCAATGACATGCGGTCTATTTGGCACAAGTCCTACGGTTTCAACAGTAGAAAGTGCTGCTGGTATTACTGCAGGCGGCAAGACAGGTCTGACGTCTATCGTTACTGGGATGTTATTCTTTGCATCATTGTTTGCTCTTCCGTTTGTGAAAATAATTCCGGATAGTGCCATTGCACCAATCTTAATTATTATTGGCGGATTGATGATTACAAACATTCAACAAATTCCTCTGAACGACTTTTCAGAAGGATTTCCAGCATTTTTAATCATCGTTATGATTCCACTCACATATAGCATTGCTGATGGCATTGCGTTCGGATTTATTGCTTATCCAATTTTAAAAGTAGCACTTGGTAAGCATAAAGAAGTTGCCACATCGATGTATATCATTACATGCCTTTTCTTAGCAATGTTTGTATTACATGCTATTGGCTAA
- a CDS encoding GntR family transcriptional regulator — MHIQLDPRSNTPIWEQIVQNIKELVLKKMLAPNDKLPSVRELASLLVINPNTVSKAYQELERQGIIETLRGKGTFVSQSITPTLDERKIAMVEKQFHQLLLEASYLGISKEKIHDWIDSYYKELGGHVHAEGEEHPENN, encoded by the coding sequence TTGCACATTCAACTTGACCCAAGAAGCAACACTCCGATATGGGAACAAATTGTTCAAAATATAAAAGAACTGGTGTTAAAAAAGATGTTAGCACCAAACGATAAATTGCCATCTGTACGTGAACTCGCTTCATTACTTGTCATTAATCCAAATACAGTCAGCAAAGCTTATCAAGAATTAGAACGACAGGGAATTATTGAAACATTGCGGGGAAAAGGCACATTTGTTTCCCAATCGATTACACCAACATTGGATGAAAGGAAAATCGCTATGGTTGAAAAACAATTTCATCAATTATTACTAGAAGCTTCTTACCTCGGTATTTCAAAAGAAAAAATTCATGATTGGATTGATTCATACTATAAAGAACTAGGAGGGCATGTACATGCTGAAGGTGAAGAACATCCAGAAAACAATTGA
- the corA gene encoding magnesium/cobalt transporter CorA, giving the protein MGEIMIKICAVTKEDEVLYDVSLDDTGREDVAWYWLDLCKPTKEEYTYILQEYFKFHPLAIEDCIEYVQRPKVDFYDGYNFLVLHAIGEDGLEPHEIDLFVSDRYIVSFHFSHNNAIERAWTKLGERQRIKKRPLHVAHTIIDQIVDDYFAPVYYIEDHLNAIDDNLTGDTTSTVLEEVFDIRSDLSRLRRTIIPMRDLLYRILNSTRFYGVSDHEIYFKDIHDHLLKLSEMIEASRELTADIRDSYFSLNSHHMNNIMKTLTVFSTIFMPLTFIAGVYGMNFENMPELKWEYGYFICLAVMAFIGGGMMVWFYKKGWFK; this is encoded by the coding sequence ATGGGTGAAATTATGATTAAAATTTGTGCAGTAACGAAAGAAGATGAAGTATTATATGATGTTTCGTTAGACGATACAGGGCGAGAAGATGTCGCATGGTATTGGCTTGATTTATGTAAACCGACAAAAGAAGAGTATACATATATTTTACAAGAGTATTTTAAATTCCATCCTCTTGCGATTGAAGATTGTATAGAATATGTACAGAGACCAAAAGTTGATTTTTATGACGGATATAACTTTTTAGTTCTTCATGCTATTGGAGAAGATGGATTAGAGCCACATGAAATTGATTTGTTTGTGAGTGATCGTTATATTGTATCATTTCATTTTTCACATAATAATGCGATAGAAAGAGCGTGGACGAAGCTTGGTGAGAGACAGCGAATTAAGAAGAGGCCTCTTCATGTCGCACATACAATTATTGACCAAATTGTCGATGATTACTTTGCTCCTGTATATTATATTGAAGATCATTTAAATGCAATTGATGATAATTTAACAGGGGATACAACGAGTACGGTATTAGAAGAAGTGTTTGATATTCGCTCTGATTTATCAAGACTTCGCCGTACCATTATTCCAATGCGTGATTTATTGTATCGCATCTTAAACTCGACGCGCTTTTACGGTGTGAGCGATCATGAAATTTATTTTAAAGACATTCATGATCACTTATTAAAGCTATCTGAAATGATTGAAGCAAGCCGGGAATTAACAGCCGATATTCGGGATAGTTACTTTTCATTAAACTCTCATCATATGAACAACATAATGAAAACATTAACCGTGTTCTCGACCATTTTTATGCCACTAACATTTATTGCTGGTGTATATGGGATGAACTTCGAGAATATGCCAGAGCTAAAGTGGGAGTATGGTTATTTTATTTGTTTAGCAGTCATGGCATTCATAGGTGGAGGCATGATGGTGTGGTTTTATAAAAAAGGTTGGTTTAAATAA
- a CDS encoding ABC transporter permease subunit, translating to MFHKALWMRQWKQGKYIILLFWLSSLYSFPYQYYNDAQSQLRQSKMQFEDYLYYYSYSFTALDGIVIQIIILIALACLLIGWERNNQSTDFLLSMPFKRKDIFLTKWLFGVLNIIIVNIICWISMYGIKNVSFHDQYQTFTSFHTYFLYATVVLITIYTFGLFVGTITGNIISQSSLTVILLYLPYGLILLISGFIYTHTRDSVEALGEIERKTHEYLQHVSAFAPLDRFNINYNYHPIEFDEQGNKIPPLPQKNPMEHTFIPSAWKLLTPFTYIIIFLPIATFLYTRAPNEQNGKILLFPGLQKWFMFCTVLCFALFGGRLLGGRDAFLSYYVGFFIASIMSYFVFTRLLKLKFSFGGK from the coding sequence ATGTTTCATAAAGCGTTATGGATGCGGCAATGGAAACAAGGAAAATATATTATTCTACTGTTTTGGTTAAGTAGTTTATATTCGTTTCCTTATCAATATTACAATGACGCACAATCACAGCTTAGACAATCAAAAATGCAATTTGAAGATTATCTGTACTACTATTCTTATTCATTCACAGCACTCGATGGTATTGTAATACAGATCATCATTCTCATTGCACTCGCTTGTCTCTTAATTGGCTGGGAACGTAACAATCAATCTACTGATTTTTTGTTATCGATGCCTTTTAAGCGAAAAGATATCTTTTTAACAAAATGGTTATTTGGCGTTTTGAATATCATTATAGTAAATATCATTTGCTGGATAAGCATGTATGGAATAAAGAACGTATCGTTTCACGATCAGTATCAAACCTTTACTTCGTTCCACACTTACTTTTTATATGCTACGGTTGTACTTATTACAATCTATACATTCGGTTTATTTGTCGGTACTATTACCGGAAATATTATCTCTCAAAGTAGTTTAACTGTAATTTTATTATATCTACCATATGGTTTAATACTATTGATATCCGGATTTATTTATACTCATACGAGGGATTCAGTGGAAGCATTAGGAGAAATAGAACGGAAAACTCATGAATACTTACAACATGTAAGTGCTTTTGCACCATTAGATCGTTTCAATATCAATTATAATTATCATCCTATAGAGTTCGATGAGCAAGGGAATAAAATTCCTCCATTACCGCAGAAAAATCCAATGGAACATACATTTATTCCTTCTGCATGGAAACTATTAACGCCATTTACTTATATTATTATCTTTTTACCGATTGCAACTTTTCTATACACACGTGCTCCAAACGAACAAAACGGAAAAATATTATTGTTCCCTGGATTACAGAAATGGTTCATGTTCTGCACAGTCCTTTGTTTCGCTTTATTTGGTGGGAGGTTACTCGGTGGAAGAGATGCATTTCTTTCCTATTACGTTGGCTTTTTCATAGCCAGCATTATGAGTTACTTCGTTTTTACTCGCCTACTAAAATTGAAGTTTTCTTTTGGCGGAAAATAA
- a CDS encoding ABC transporter ATP-binding protein, producing the protein MLKVKNIQKTIDNQVVLNNISFTLQKGSIVGLLGRNGAGKTTLLRTLVGILDADEGTVTYDDMDVHKHPEVKQKVAYVPDSTNILNGYTVKEIAKFYKAVYENFNEEYFYQLLERFSLPEKRIRSYSRGMKALLAIILAFCTGVEYIILDEPTNGLDPIAKRQVLQFVIEEVAEREITILISTHHLDEVEKIADTIIILKDHTIASITTLEDTKSCYAKIQVAYERSLPQKLENLCNIKILNQTGKVYTILIEGNVAVTLEKFHKEQPLLIEELPMSLEDVFVTTFEEGSHVS; encoded by the coding sequence ATGCTGAAGGTGAAGAACATCCAGAAAACAATTGATAATCAAGTCGTATTAAACAATATTTCTTTCACATTACAAAAAGGAAGTATTGTTGGATTACTTGGCAGAAACGGCGCTGGGAAAACAACTTTACTGCGGACTCTTGTCGGTATTTTAGACGCAGATGAGGGAACTGTTACATATGACGATATGGATGTTCATAAACACCCAGAAGTCAAACAAAAGGTCGCCTACGTACCGGATTCTACTAATATATTGAACGGATATACAGTAAAAGAAATTGCGAAGTTTTATAAAGCCGTTTATGAAAACTTTAATGAAGAATATTTTTATCAACTGTTAGAGCGCTTCAGCCTACCTGAAAAACGTATTCGTAGTTACTCACGCGGTATGAAGGCACTGCTTGCTATCATTTTAGCTTTTTGTACAGGCGTAGAATATATTATTTTAGATGAACCAACAAATGGACTTGACCCCATTGCAAAAAGACAAGTCCTTCAATTTGTAATTGAAGAAGTAGCAGAACGAGAGATTACAATTCTCATTTCTACTCATCACTTAGATGAAGTAGAAAAAATCGCAGACACAATCATCATTTTAAAAGATCATACAATTGCATCCATCACAACATTAGAAGATACAAAATCTTGCTATGCGAAAATCCAAGTGGCATACGAACGATCGCTACCACAAAAACTAGAGAATTTATGTAATATAAAAATATTAAATCAAACAGGGAAAGTGTACACCATCTTAATCGAAGGCAATGTGGCAGTTACATTAGAAAAATTTCATAAAGAACAGCCTCTCTTAATAGAAGAGTTGCCAATGTCACTTGAGGATGTATTTGTGACGACGTTTGAGGAGGGGTCACATGTTTCATAA
- a CDS encoding SIMPL domain-containing protein (The SIMPL domain is named for its presence in mouse protein SIMPL (signalling molecule that associates with mouse pelle-like kinase). Bacterial member BP26, from Brucella, was shown to assemble into a channel-like structure, while YggE from E. coli has been associated with resistance to oxidative stress.) — translation MQVGMNPYSLDIRNAKEATITVQGEGIVKVKPNVVVLTIGVRSDNKNVKQAQEENAIRSQQLLAALKQLGIADKDIETISYTITPQYEYINEKQLLQGYRVEHLYEITVLNVQKAGEVYDIAVTNGANVAKGLRFRVSHPNAYYQQALLQAVQHAQEKARAIASTYNLNINPVPLSLVEESAQSPREVVSYATLQAQAAPPIQSGELEIISSVRAIFTYL, via the coding sequence ATGCAAGTTGGTATGAATCCATATTCACTTGATATCCGCAATGCAAAAGAAGCTACCATCACTGTGCAAGGAGAAGGAATTGTAAAAGTCAAACCAAATGTCGTCGTGTTAACCATCGGCGTTAGAAGTGACAATAAAAATGTGAAACAAGCGCAGGAAGAAAATGCGATCCGATCTCAACAACTACTCGCCGCACTCAAACAGCTTGGCATTGCCGATAAGGATATAGAAACAATCTCTTATACAATTACACCGCAATATGAATATATAAATGAGAAACAATTATTACAAGGCTACCGAGTTGAACATTTGTATGAAATTACCGTTTTAAATGTTCAAAAAGCTGGGGAAGTATATGATATAGCAGTTACCAATGGAGCAAATGTCGCAAAAGGATTACGATTTCGTGTATCCCATCCAAATGCGTACTATCAGCAAGCACTCTTACAAGCGGTGCAACATGCACAGGAAAAAGCTCGTGCCATTGCGAGTACATATAATCTAAACATCAATCCAGTCCCTCTCTCTCTCGTTGAAGAATCAGCACAATCACCGCGTGAAGTTGTTTCTTATGCTACGTTACAGGCACAAGCCGCTCCACCAATTCAATCAGGGGAACTCGAGATTATTTCTTCCGTTCGCGCTATTTTTACTTATTTGTGA
- the deoB gene encoding phosphopentomutase: protein MNKYKRIFLVVMDSVGIGEAPDAEAFGDLGSDTFGHIAEHMNGLQMPNMVKLGLGNIREMQGISKVEKPLGYYTKMQEKSTGKDTMTGHWEIMGLYIDTPFQVFPEGFPKELLDELEEKTGRKIIGNKPASGTEILDELGKEQMETGSLIVYTSADSVLQIAAHEEVVPLEELYKICKIARELTLDEKYMVGRVIARPFVGEPGNFKRTPNRHDYALKPFGRTVMNELKDSDYDVIAIGKISDIYDGEGVTESLRTKSNMDGMDKLVDTLNMDFTGLSFLNLVDFDALFGHRRDPQGYGEALQEYDARLPEVFEKLKEDDLLLITADHGNDPVHHGTDHTREYVPLLAYSPSMKDGGQELALRQTFADIGATVAENFGVTMPKYGTSFLNELKK, encoded by the coding sequence GTGAATAAATATAAACGTATTTTCCTAGTGGTAATGGACTCCGTAGGAATTGGAGAAGCGCCGGATGCCGAAGCATTTGGTGATCTAGGATCTGATACATTTGGTCATATCGCTGAACATATGAATGGATTACAAATGCCAAACATGGTGAAATTAGGCCTTGGTAACATTCGGGAAATGCAAGGGATTTCAAAAGTAGAGAAACCACTTGGTTATTATACGAAAATGCAAGAGAAATCTACTGGAAAAGATACAATGACAGGACACTGGGAAATTATGGGTCTTTACATTGATACACCATTCCAAGTGTTCCCGGAAGGATTCCCGAAAGAACTACTTGATGAGTTAGAAGAGAAAACAGGTCGTAAAATTATTGGGAATAAACCAGCTTCAGGAACTGAAATCCTTGATGAACTTGGTAAAGAGCAAATGGAAACAGGATCCTTAATCGTGTACACATCAGCAGATAGCGTACTACAAATTGCAGCTCATGAAGAAGTGGTACCACTTGAAGAGTTATATAAAATTTGTAAAATTGCACGTGAGTTAACATTAGATGAAAAATATATGGTAGGTCGCGTCATTGCTCGTCCGTTCGTTGGAGAGCCTGGAAACTTCAAGCGTACACCAAATCGTCATGACTATGCATTAAAACCATTTGGTCGTACGGTAATGAATGAATTAAAAGATAGTGACTATGATGTTATTGCAATCGGTAAAATTTCTGATATTTATGACGGAGAAGGGGTAACAGAATCTCTTCGTACAAAATCTAACATGGATGGAATGGACAAGCTTGTTGATACATTAAATATGGACTTTACAGGCCTTAGTTTCTTGAACCTTGTTGATTTTGATGCGCTGTTTGGTCACCGCCGTGATCCTCAAGGATACGGAGAAGCGTTGCAAGAATATGATGCACGTCTTCCAGAAGTATTTGAAAAACTAAAAGAAGATGACTTGTTACTTATTACAGCAGATCATGGTAATGATCCAGTTCACCATGGTACAGATCATACACGTGAATATGTACCATTATTAGCATATAGCCCAAGTATGAAAGATGGCGGACAAGAATTAGCACTTCGCCAAACATTTGCTGATATTGGTGCAACAGTAGCTGAGAACTTCGGTGTAACGATGCCAAAATACGGAACAAGCTTCTTAAACGAGCTAAAGAAATAA
- a CDS encoding purine-nucleoside phosphorylase: MNRELITKSASYLKGKFQETPQVGLILGSGLGVLADEIENAVTVPYSEIPEFPVSTVEGHAGQLVFGTLQGVTVVAMQGRFHYYEGYDMQKVTFPVRVMKELGVETVVVTNAAGGVNTAFEPGDLMLISDHINFMGHNPLIGPNDSEMGVRFPDMSESYSKELRAMAKQVAADLNIKVQEGVYVAMTGPVYETPAEIRMLRTLGGDAVGMSTVPEVVVARHAGMKVLGISCISNMAAGILDQPLHHDEVIETTERVKSNFLALVKEIVKQMKG; encoded by the coding sequence ATGAATCGTGAGCTTATTACAAAATCTGCTTCATATTTAAAAGGTAAATTTCAAGAAACGCCACAGGTAGGACTAATTCTTGGTTCTGGATTAGGTGTATTAGCAGATGAAATTGAAAATGCAGTAACAGTACCATATAGTGAAATTCCTGAATTTCCTGTATCAACTGTAGAAGGTCATGCTGGCCAACTTGTATTTGGTACACTTCAAGGTGTTACAGTAGTTGCAATGCAAGGACGTTTCCATTATTACGAAGGATACGATATGCAAAAAGTAACATTCCCAGTTCGTGTAATGAAAGAACTAGGTGTAGAAACAGTAGTTGTAACAAATGCAGCTGGTGGTGTAAATACAGCATTTGAACCAGGCGATCTTATGCTTATTTCAGATCATATTAATTTCATGGGTCATAATCCATTAATTGGACCAAATGATTCCGAAATGGGTGTACGTTTCCCTGATATGTCTGAATCATATAGCAAAGAACTTCGCGCAATGGCGAAACAAGTTGCAGCTGATTTAAATATTAAAGTACAAGAAGGCGTATATGTCGCGATGACAGGTCCTGTATATGAAACACCTGCGGAAATCCGTATGCTTCGTACACTTGGCGGAGATGCAGTTGGAATGTCAACTGTACCAGAAGTTGTTGTAGCACGTCATGCAGGTATGAAAGTACTTGGTATCTCTTGTATTTCAAACATGGCAGCTGGTATTTTAGATCAACCACTTCATCATGATGAAGTAATTGAAACGACAGAACGTGTAAAATCTAATTTCTTAGCATTAGTAAAAGAAATCGTAAAACAAATGAAGGGGTGA